The segment CTTATAAGATAGAAAACAAACCCAAttaaattgttttttctttataagTAATCAACAGTATTTGTTTTGGGTCAAACTTGATTTCTACAATTTGCTTTTAGATGAACGTACAGTACGATTTGATTTTGATCTGCTTGCTAGTGAACTAATGTAAGCAAAGTTTGTTTCTCTTGACTCATTTAATGAAATCCGCTTGAAAGTTAGTTAATGCTACAAGTGAACtttttgaaaattaattttgtacAGAATTGGAGAAAGAACAAATAACTTGTACCATTGTTTTTCTCTCTACAGAATTTGAAATTGTAAAGAATTAAGTTATGTTCATTTGTGCTATATATAAACACCTTTTTGATTAAAAGTTATGccctgtttattttttttttccaaaagttAATGTATGTTTTGATTTGTCTATCTTTGCAGACCATTTTGCAATGGAATACAAAATTGCAGGTCAAATCAATCCTGGATATGTTCAGATCATATGTTCAGAAGTCAAAAGTCAAACAGTTCAGATTAAATTATTATTCCTGGATAGAATTGTTACTGGATCTGTTTTTCTCTGTGAAGTTCTGAAGTGATTTGCTTTTTCTTGAAGTGATGATCAGATCACGTGAGTTTCCAAAGATTCTTCGTGGCTGTCAAGTTTTCTCAATTTGGTAATGTGAGTCACGTGAACTGTGCAAGACAAATTGGGCTTTATTTGGGATTTTAATTCTGAAGATCAAATTTGTTTGAGCAGTGAATCTTAAATGTTATTGGGCTTAAATTTCGTTATATGATGGGCCTTTAATTTGATTCTCTTTTTTTGTTATACACTGGGCTGAAAACATCAGTTTTGGGCTTTTTTTGGGCCACGAACTAAGTTGGGCCCTGAAAGATGGGCTTGCGAATACACTGTTCCTAGCCTGTTTGTAGTTTTTTAATTATCTGTATAATTTATATGCTTCAAGTCCTTGGCGGTTGGATCTAGATCGGAGGGACAAAAAATTTGACAGGTTGAGAGTTGTTTTCTGTCGAATGAGCAGTACAGTCCCATGAATATCGTTTTGTCATAGACATGGAGACGGATTACGATTAATAATCAACTGGATTAACTTCAGGAAATCACGAATTAAATAGCGACGGATACGCTTTCGTAAGGCGAAAACGTACTTTGTGATTGGtaaactgttttaaacactcgggtggacgtccacccgtttcttgcatgtcatctaaatagttataaaaaatttttcaaaaaattgataTGATGGGTTATTATGTAATATCAACTTTTATAGGttgtaaaatttgttatttttgttacaacttgtagaagtcgaattttaacttgcatatcTGTGAGataatatattacatattaatctatcttatatttttttttgtattttttcataattatataGGTGGCATCTAAAAAATAGGTGGACATCCACCtgagattagaatccatctcccTTTGTGATTTACAATTTATTACAAACTGTGGGGTGAACATGTCATTGCCTCGCTGTTTTATACTATATATAGCATGAACCTAGGTCTTGTAGCCAATCATATTTAGGTCCTTGAATCCTTGCCACGTCGACCGAACAAAAATGGAGAGAGCGGTCGTCTCGCGCGAGGCTCGGAGCCTCGGATGAGTCCTCCAAGAGAATCACCAACAAAAATGTGTATAACCTACACAAAAATTATgttattgggattttaaaagaaaataggaAGTGAAAAAACTTCTCTCGCGCAGAGTCGCGGGAAAGAGAGATTGGGGTCGGCAGGTGTGGCGCCGTTCTTCCTCAAATGGAGAGAGCGAAGGATGCATGGATAGGATATTTGTTGGAGGCATTTTTTCATCagaattctaaaaaaaaatttattaagAATAGTATAAGGGCACTGCTGGTGATGCTCTAAGGATTTTGACGGTCGTTACTGACAAATTTCTaccgtcaatataactaaaagGGGTTGGCAGGTGTGGCTTCGCTCTTCCTCGAATGAAGAGAGCGAAGGATGCGGGGATAGGATATTTGTTGGAGGCATTTTTTCATcagaattccaaaaaaaataggaTAAGGAATAGTATAAAGGgcactgttggtgatgctctaaggATGGATATTGACGGTCGTTACGGAcaaatttcgaccgtcaatataactaaaataatggaGAATTAGCCatacttgcaatgcatatttatttcaGAATAATATAGTACCAATTGTAATTGGAGAATAATATATTGCAgaaatttatcaaataaaataacgAGAAAGTGAAGAAACCTCACTCCAAATCAAGCAAAGGGATAAGGAGGGCCCAAATGTCAGGTGTAACCGTCCGGAAACCGCTTTAATTGCCAAAACCACCAtaaggacccacctgtcagccacccTGCTGAAGCTGGAAGcctgctgggccggcccaggttcggccgaaccctggcgGTGCCTAGTCAGCTCAGCCCTCCACGTGGATGCTCCAGATGCTCTCTCAATGACGGTTATAGGGGCAAAATGCACATGGCTACAACCGTCATAATTgtcctataaaaggaggagctcattcACTCACTCAACGCACTCAAGCAAGCTCAAGATTCCTCTCATACTTTATTTTAATAGTTTTAGTGCTAAGTGGAAGTAGTATAGAATAGTTCTCGGAGTCCTCGGAGCTTCCGGAGGAGtttcggtatggctctagtagcttttctattttcttctgtaATACTTTCCGAATTAAtgaaatactcttctttatatattCTCGGTACTTTACTTAATATGAGTAATGCTCTTACTTTACATATGTGTCAGTATAAGTGCGTGGGCAGCCTACCAcaatggtgtgggtttaatgtccGATTTATCAGTTGCTCTAAATCATCTACAGAGATGTAGAGTAGTAATTATTaatgtaagcatggtgcttaaATTAGTAAATATTATTATCTAGGAATGTATGCTGTGGGATAGTagaggtgggctgctgatggtgacaactcagtacgggtattcctccaggttagtatatattcctaagacaaattcctggggagggtactcctccgtatttagcccggTTGGACGGTCATGATAGGTTttcgtaagaaactcggcaacccggggtggtctcttgaaacaccaggagggcacTATTAGGGGGTATTGGCCACATGATTGTATACTAGCAAATGTAGAATAAAGTTGAGTGTATATTAAAAGTATAGGAAATGAATTCTTTCTATCTCGTCTTCCACTTACTTAGAATTATTTATCTGAGGAAATCTATAAGCTTCActtcgtgtcactctacccttataTTAAATTAACCCCAGCCTAGACTTTGATAAACGCAagtaatatatatgtgtatatattagTGTGGTTCTCTCTTTCACAATCTTCCatcgggattaaataaatacgatatctTAGAATACTTCTggatgaaatgctacaatggtatatccgtgtgcttgcggattacttctgtaaccataaatataccaggACTATTTCTGCACCATTGCTGGGAATGAATATTTCTGGTAATGTCGtcaagaaatatcaacaaaggACCTAGGCCCCTTTGGTGGTTGAATTTACTAATTGATATCCTCTCAAAATGCACATGCTATGCCACTTTCCCAAATTTTCATACCCATTTTTCATCCGAGCCCACATGTAAGCGTCATCCTCCATTTGAACAAATCAGATGTGGGACCAGGTGATGGATGAGGTTGACTTGTGGGCCCGGATGGTAAATGGACATGAAAATCGGAGAGAGTGGCATTTGGGGCATGTGCATTCTGGGAAGATGGCAAATATGAAATTCTCCCCCTGTTTGGTTGCAAGTTCCataaaatgccatcgtacaagcgACTTTAAcccagaaatgccatcaccGTTAGGGTTCCATCCATCCTACACCATTAAATGTATTATTCTCATCCTATTGCCCTTAACTGAGGGATGCTAATGAAACCCTAATGacgatggtatttttgggataGAGTCGCTTGTATAATGATATTTTATGGAACTTGTTGATGGAATTGGATGCTTGTCAATgatatttcttgttttttttctttattagtaattAGCAATGCGAGAGTAACTAGATAGCTAGCGTGAGCTGTGGtcttattaagaaaataaatggTTTCGATCAACTCATGCATATATTTCCTAAGCCTTCTAAACCTAGCTAATGATCAGTGCTTGAGTGAATTTTTGTTCCTCACATGTctcatttgatattttttttttaaaaaaaatatgcgtcTTTATTTGACTTATGACTATGAGACTGCTTTGGTCGAATTGTGGATTattatctagtttatttttaaatgtttagaatTCAATTTTGTAGTGTTTGTATGATTCTAGACCACATAGCTTTACTTTAGGATGTTTACAATTTACAAGTTTTAAGTTATGGCAATAAAGGAATAATTTTGAGTTCCTACAATCTACAAATTTTGCATCCAAGCAAATAGGGGTACAATAATCTATAAACTGAGTCATATCAATCAAAATTCCAAAATTATGAATTTTTAGGAGAATTAATGGGTTTTATTGGAAAATTTAAATTCGTCCATATATTACAGTAACCTCCAAAAATTATTAAATCTAAGAAACCATGGAGGAAAAGTGCCAACATGTGTGGCTAACTGACTCAATTATAATAATTGGAACTTAACTAAATTACATTATGAAAAGCTTGCATACACCATGAAGTGTGTTTAGGCGCGTTAAAATGTTTATGGCGTATGTGGGTAAAACAACATACCTCTGCACAGTGTATGAATTGTGATATGTCACTCCCTATTTTGGGTAGAAACTGCGAATGCGGCAGGAAAGAAACCTATCAAAGATTCTGTGGTGCCTTGTATGTAGCAgatttcataattatttaatCTGATCTTTTTATAACACTGTTTATAACACATGCATGATATCTTTGTGGACCATGGGTCTTTGGTGGTTTAGTTTTATTCAAGTGGATTATGTGGATATATATGTTGGATTGCTATAGTTGGACTTGTTGAGTATCTTTCGTGGTAGTATTAACCTAACACTTAGGTGAAGATGAGTTTCTACACAATTAATTGATCAAGAGTTTCATATTTCTACATCAACTAGAAGTTGAAGAGGATGAAGAAGTAGAAGAGCAACAACAAGGTATTGTTAATGATTATTTTGACAAAAGCTATTTTCTTATACTTTTATTTCTTGGGCTCCGATACAAAAGTTTATGTTATGCTACTCTGGTGTGCCCATTTCTTGATAAGTTGGTTTTTGCTGAGTAATAAGCCGTAAATCAGTATTCTACCTTCGAAGTGGAATATGAGTGTCGCTACAcattgcatgattttttttaaaaaaatctagctaAAATTATCTTTAAGAATAaacctagattttttttcaatgtgtCTATTTAGCTTTAGGTTCAAAGCGTTCAACTCTACATTATAGCTACAATTTTAGGGTGGGTCTGTCACTAAGATTGGCCTTTCTGTCATGTTGGACTGGGTAGaagcaaaaaagaaacacaCCTACACTATTACAAAACCCTTCATAGGTATCGGCTCATAGGTGtcggttcatttaaaaccggCAATAATGGACCTTTTCCATGTCCATGTGTTGAAACAATATAAAACTAACACCTTTAAGCATAGTGCACCGGTTCTAGAGGAAAAACAGACATCAATACTATAGGTACATCAAAACAGAGCCGAGCGGTGGCCTATCGAGCCGATCAAGCGCCCACCCATAAAAACCTTGTCCCCATCCGCTCGCACGTCCTTAACCTCTCCCCAACCCTCTCTTTCTCGCACTTTTCTCCCCCTTCTCCGGTTCTCGATCACTTCTCCCCTCCTGTTCCCCCCTCCATctgtcctcctcctcttctccgaaTGCGAGCCGTGGCCACGataggcaggcggcggcgacaccctCCCCTCTTCCAGATCCGGCGGAAGGGGAGGCAGCAAGCGACGGGTGGCGGTGGTGCTGTCCCCTCCACccgatccggcgggaggggaggcagcaacacttcccctccgccagatccgtcGGGAGGGGGGGCAGcaggcggcgggcagcggcggcgtcgtccccTCTGCTcgatccagcgggaggggaggcggcggcgccctgcCCTCCGCCCGATCCTGTGGGAGAGGAGACGGGCTTCCCATGAGGAGGCAGTGGCAAGGGCGCGGAAGGTGGAGAGCGCTTGGCAGAGAAGCTCGTTGGCCAGTAGCCTGCACCAGATTTGTGGatgtttttgttgttgagtatggtCAATCGGTGGCGATCTAATTTTGATTTGAGGATTTCAATTAAGATTTGGGGCAATGGGAGCAACTCGATGCGTCGACTCGAGTCGagacgatttttttttgctcacATGCTTCTCAAAGGTGCTAGTTGTGAAATCGATACTAATTACTCGGAGTCATCTATGCCATCTTCATGATACCGGTTaggaaaaccgacacctataggcATTCTCCAACTGCACTAATAATGTGAGCCAGAAACGGTAAGCGGACCTAATCATGGCCTGCTCGTGAATTAGTCTTTTCGGTTGGATGCCTCCAATAATATCAATATCAATGAGACATTTATGTCTCTAACCGACGTGGCTATTTTTATAGGCGGCAACGGGCTATGCAATTGTACAAGCTTCTAGTACGAGGGATTGAAGGAAGTTCAGTTTACAAGTTCATTACAACACTACGGAAACAGTTCAAGATTAGAAACGCATAGAACTATCTACAACACAGTGTCCGATCATTGAACCCTCCGCCCTGGGCTACCGGCAACTCTGTCTCTGCAACAAAATTTTGGCGAACTCACACGGTGAACCAACGATGCTGGAGAGcttgcgccgccgtcatcctctTCTCCGGGTTACACGTCAGAAGCCCACTCAACACCTCGAACCCAGCCTCCGACAGCTCCGGCAGACCAGTGCGGCCATCGGCCTTCCCCGGAATGGAGAAGAACCGGTGCAGACGGCTGCGCCGCCGTGCCCTCTTTACCGGCTCCGGCAGACCGGCGCCAACGGCCACCCTGAGAAAGGAGAAAATCCGGAGCACACGGCTGTGCCTCCGACGTCCGCTCCGCAACGTCTTCGGGATCATACTGTCGTCGTAGCCCCTCCAGCCGGCGATGTCGTCCACGCTAAGAACTTGGATGATGCGGATGAGCATGTCCTCGCGGGACATTCCGCGGAACAGCAGCTGGCCTCCGAGGAGCTGCGCCATGATGCAGCCGAGCGCCCACATGTCGATCGTCTCGTCGTAGATCGACGACCTGAGCAAGAGCTCCGGCGCGTTGTACGGCAGCGAGCCGACCGGGTTCGAGTACGGCGGTATGGATTCCTCCATGGCGAAAGCCATCCCGAGGTCGCAGAGCTTCAGCACGCCTCGGCCGTCGACGAGCACGTTGCTCGGCTTGAGGTCCCGGTGCATGAGGCCGAGCACGTGCATCCTCCCGAGGGCGCGGACCTCGTCGGTGAGGTCCGATTCGAGCACGATCCCGTAGGGGTCGTTGAACTCCCTAAAGAGGCACTTCGACGATCTCGCCGGTGCGGTTGTCCACCGCCCGGTACACGCGGCCGAAAGAACCAGAGCCTATGACGGCGAGCCGCTGGTACCGGCCGCCGATGGGATCGCCGAAAGACTGCGGCTTGGCGGCCCCGTCACTGTCGCTGGATGTGcccgtgtcgtcgtcgtcgtcgtcgtccgctgGGGCAACGGCGACTGGGCGCGGTCGCGCTGGCCTTTTTACGATCGCCATGGCCAGAAGGTCGAGTGAGCGCGCGCCTTTCTTCAAAACGTTTGCCATGTAATACGTGCGGTCTGCCGTTGTGTGCATTACACTTATAAGGAGGTCAGCGGAGTGCGCGGGAAGTTGATTAatccaactgtcgaaacaagatttcggcaataataaaaggggtggttatcaagctaggaaagtggatgggtttggagacaaggaattttatacaggttcaggctttcttattcaagaagtaataccctactcccgtccggggatgattccgccgagtatattattgattgtataaaacTGGAAAAAAGAATCGTGCCCCGAGAGGCACAcagaccctccttatataggggaaggagtccgctttacaaagtacagtccatatccctaacggaatatgggattatagataaaatacaatcgtaaccgactaagacCTCGGGTAATCCCTTGACATTCAAGTTAaaaactaacccgagtcctcataaagatattctatctatattcggtaccatatatccgactaaattataactgtcatgtagatatgggaTATCCATAATCttcacagtagcccccgagtcCTTTGCAGTCGACGAAGTAGCCATCTCAGAACAAAAAACACTAATCCGAGTGCTTTAATTCAACCTGCTCCAGCCTGCCGAGTGCTAacatcaaagactgtgaagggcgaaaataaaatatggtgcatcgagtagatgcacctaattaggtgtagcccccgactatatgattagttgaaaaactaaacatgcagtcaagaaccgagtggttttatagcGAAGCATGCATGGTACTTAGTAAAAtatccagccgactgcttctcaacttgaatatatcaaggataaaaaaatacaaaaagggccgagtgataaacactcaaaaaggtccaaaaatagacatatttgaTAGGAATCCGAGTAAGAGACTCTCaaaatgatccaccaaacaTGATAAAAAATCATGGTAATTCACGAGTttaatagcctaggctatgactcttaccataaccaaaataagcatataacatgctagaAGAATGACTATTAATACACCAGTCATCTTAAATCAACCAAAACAGCTTGTGCAGCCTAAGAAAGCTCACAAAAacggtataacacctttctgtcgggcacctttttatgtgcatcataataattccaaagaattattgaatcgcgttaaaaaggattttagcaGCATCGGGCTACATCATTGTGAGctcaaattgccaaagcaaaaagcgctgaagtccctagggatcacaacgggccacgctgatTATAacattgggctgaagtactgtacaggcccaggaccattagtactcccgataccctaacaaAGCACCGAAGTCCAAGCgtcgcttcgtcttccccgccgagacacTCGACATTTCCCCACTCCTTGCTACAGTAGCAAACCGCGCTGTCGGAGCTAGGGTTCACCAATCCGCCCCAATCCATCCTCAAAAACTTCACGAAATTTCTCCCCGCATCCACCGCTCCGATTCCTCATCCTTTTCCAGCCATATCTCGGACCAAACTAAaccatccagttcacattcatggcggaagaaagagaaagcttcgagagtcagtgggcgccctccgatgtgacgGAAGATAATCTGAAGGAAATGGTGGCACACGGCGTTCTTCCAGCgaaggagatcatcgggtggcgaccggcattcggcgaagcattcccaACCCCCGATACGCATgaaatcgtggtatttgctcatttcttctatggcacTTTCtcccttccaacctcaagatttttccggggaattctgaatttctatggaATCAGCCTGCATCATCTGAacccaaactccatagtgcatatcgccaattttattcatgcctGTGAAGCCTTTCTAGGTATTAGGCCTCATTTtgccttgttccgccgcatcttcttcctcaaaccgcagccaaacaagagcaaaccatgtgttgttgggggagctggtttccaactcaggggaaccttaagccaaaaatacttctctatgcccttcaaaacctcaaacaaaggctggcatgcaaattggttttatgttcaaaaccCTGAGCCTGCTCTTCCTGAGTACACCTGTCTTCCTCCTGTTTATCGGGACACTTGGAACTCACTgccaatgggagatgaagctgcacAAGCAGTAGAACTGATGGAGCGCATAATAAAGCTGAAGGAGCAAGGTTTGCAAGGAGAGCAAATCACTCGGCACTTCATAAAAAGccggttagctccaatcaaagaaagatcccGCACAGCTTTTGAGTTTGACGGCAAACATGATCCAAATCGCGAAGATCCAGACTCTCTTGActttaaggtcatgaaggaaaggatgtacaagatcttctcaaatgcCATCGTCGTCAGCTATTCGCACTTGCTGCCAGTCGTACCGTTCAATGCATTCAATCCCCCTCCTCCGGTATGTATTCAAACATTCCAACCTTCGTTAAAAACATGATTTCGTCTCTTGTTAAATTGCTTGACATTTATGCTCAGGAGTTCGCATTGATGAAGTCAGATCCTCCAATCTCCCAGCACCAATCACCTAGCTGCCAAACTGGTCCGGGAAGCGGAGGACCAAGAATTCGGTCTGAAACCCAACCAAGTGCGTCCgatccagtcggccagtcagatTCTCGCAAGAGGAAGCTGGTTCTAAGTGACGACGAAGGCGATGATACCGGAAAGCTCAGAGATAATGGAGTGACCGGAAGATCTCCGAAGCCAACTAATCTGAAGAAGAAGACCTCCAGTCGTCCTGTACCAAAAATCAGAAAATCTTCTAGGTACAAATCATATAACAATCTCCCTTGCATTGATGTGCACCCAGTGCAGAAATAATATTGACAACCAAACttgcaggaaaccatctgatatagatccttctggaaaagacTCTGACCCGACTAGCAGGgaaacaaacttaaaaagaacCGAGCCAACTGATGAGGATCAGCCGAGTGACAACCAGCCAGCAACCGATAATGTAGGATCTGATGATCAACCTCCGACTGAGAATgagtcggccgaagctggagCCGAAGTTAATTAGGAGCCCCCGACTGAAAACCAGTCGGACACCAGGCCAGGCCAAGAGATTCTGGAAGTTGGAGCTCGAGCAGACAGCCCTCGTAGACAAGACGCTAGCAACGACCCGATGCCAGGGTCTCCCATTAAGGCGCAAGAGTCGACTCGTCCTCGTCCGGAAATCATCATAGGTAAACACCTTGCTTGAAATCGTGTTGATCCAAATGACTCTGATCAATTGTCTAACCTTTGTCAGTGGATACATTAGGaccaatgattggtgatgaagaagaaattccccATATACAAGCAGCTGAAGATTCGCGCCCTCCCATCctagtcaagtggtgggatgacaacatgCAGCCTCAAGGAATCGTAATAAATAAGCAGAAAGAAGATGAGGAAGTATGCTTGCTGAAAAAGGCACTCAGCCGAGCCAcccgcattgtaaatgtaagctCTTTGACGCCTGATCTCAACCATCTCGTTTGCCATTTAGTCCAGGCGCTAATTAAACTGtcttgcagaggattcatcttaggaacgaCGCTAAAACGGCAACCTTAAAGAGGTTAGTCTCTCATCTCGGgaccctcgaagccaccaggaaTCAGCTACACGAGACAAAAGAGCTTGCCAGGAAGAATGAacatgatctgagggatcggattgttgagctccaggaatccaattttgaactgagtggctcatcaaaaggtatACACAAACTCTGCCCAACTAACTTATGTTGTTATCTTTGAAATCTTGATTAACCAGAgtcaatgtagtgcaagctgccaagatatctcaactggagaagcagattcaaaCTCTGAAAAATGATAAGGCAGAACTGGCAAGACAGAGGGACTCAGCTTTAAAGGAGGTTGAAGGTACCAAtaatcaatacctcaaaagccattatcctCTATATGCTGATTCgttaatgtgaatctgttgatgcagaccgcaagatcaagtcCCAGGCACAGTTTGATGTCTTAGTTGACAAGATCAATAGGCTTGAAGGAGCCAGGGATAAAGTCGCTAATGCCGCTACTCCAGTtatccaagccatgttcttcaataacgccGGTCCGAGTACACTTAATGCtgccgaaatcttcgacaagctgagagttgctccggatacttacttcaagaacatcaaagaagctggaagtatgggagcaagtctggcgttggcgatgaccaaatcCCTTTATCCAAGAGTTGacattgatgccattgatggctttgca is part of the Oryza glaberrima chromosome 12, OglaRS2, whole genome shotgun sequence genome and harbors:
- the LOC127756282 gene encoding putative cyclin-dependent kinase F-2, which translates into the protein MHVLGLMHRDLKPSNVLVDGRGVLKLCDLGMAFAMEESIPPYSNPVGSLPYNAPELLLRSSIYDETIDMWALGCIMAQLLGGQLLFRGMSREDMLIRIIQVLSVDDIAGWRGYDDSMIPKTLRSGRRRHSRVLRIFSFLRVAVGAGLPEPVKRARRRSRLHRFFSIPGKADGRTGLPELSEAGFEVLSGLLTCNPEKRMTAAQALQHRWFTV